From a single Lolium rigidum isolate FL_2022 chromosome 7, APGP_CSIRO_Lrig_0.1, whole genome shotgun sequence genomic region:
- the LOC124676759 gene encoding superoxide dismutase [Cu-Zn] 4A: protein MVKAVCVLSGSEGVKGTIFFTQEGDGPTTVTGSVSGLKEGLHGFHVHALGDTTNGCMSTGPHFNPAGHVHGAPEDEVRHAGDLGNVTAGLDGVAPINVVDKHIPLTGPHSIIGRAVVVHGDADDLGKGGHELSKSTGNAGARVACGIIGLQG, encoded by the exons ATGGTGAAGGCTGTATGCGTGCTTTCCGGCAGTGAGGGTGTCAAGGGCACCATCTTCTTCACCCAGGAGGGAGATG GCCCGACCACCGTGACAGGAAGCGTCTCGGGACTCAAGGAAGGGCTCCACGGGTTCCATGTGCACGCTCTTGGCGACACCACCAATGGCTGCATGTCAACTG gACCGCACTTCAACCCCGCTGGTCATGTGCATGGGGCACCAGAGGATGAAGTCCGCCATGCTGGTGATCTTGGAAACGTGACAGCTGGACTTGATG GTGTTGCTCCCATCAATGTTGTTGACAAGCAT ATCCCCCTTACTGGACCACATTCAATCATTGGCCGTGCTGTTGTTGTCCATGGTGATGCTGATGACCTTGGCAAGG GTGGACATGAGCTTAGCAAGAGCACTGGAAACGCTGGTGCACGTGTTGCTTGCG GGATCATTGGGCTCCAGGGCTAG